TGCGCGCGGCGCTCCTCGTCTTCGGCGACTTCCTTCTTCTTGAGCGCCTCCTTCAGATGCTGGATCGCATCGCGGCGGACGTTGCGCACCGCGACTTTCGCGGCTTCGGCTTCCTTGTGCACGACCTTGATGAGGTCCTTGCGGCGCTCTTCGGTGAGCGCCGGCATCGGCACGCGGATCGTGTCGCCCATCGCGGCGGGATTCAGACCGAGGTCGGAATCGCGGATCGCTTTCTCGATCGCGCCCGTCATCTTCTTGTCCCACGGGTTGACGCCGATGGTGCGCGCATCGAGCAGCGTCACGTTGCCGACCTGCGGCACCGGCGTGGGCGTCCCGTAGTAATCGACCATCACGTGGTCGAGCAGCCCGGTGTGGGCGCGCCCCGTGCGCACCTTGGCGAGATCGTTGCGAAGCGCTTCGATACTCTTCTTCATCTTCTGCTCGGCGGTCTTCTTGACGTCGGCAATCATGCCCCGCTCCTTCGCAAGTTGGGTGCGCTCTAGACGTGCACCATCGTGCCTTCGTCCTGCCCGAGGACGACGCGCCTGAGCGCATGAGGTTTGAATATGCTGAACACGTTGATCGGCAGCTTCTGATCGCGGCACAGTGTCAGCGCCGTCGCGTCCATCACCTTCAGGTTCTTGATGATCGCTTCGTCGAAGGTGAGCTCCTTGTAGCGCATCGCCTCCGGATGGGTCGCGGGATCGTCGGTGTACACGCCGTCCACCTTGGTCGCCTTGAGCACGAGCTCCACGTTCATCTCCATCCCGCGCAGCGCCGCCGCGGTGTCGGTGGTGAAGAACGGATTGCCGGTTCCCGCGGCGAAGATGACGATCTTGCCTTCCTCCAGGTAGCGCATCGCCTTGCCGCGGATGTAGGGCTCGACGACCTGCTCGATGTTGAGCGCGGACTGCACGCGGCTCACCAGCTCCACGCGGCGCATGGCGTCCTGCAGCGCAAGCGCGTTCATCACCGTCGCCAGCATGCCCATGTAGTCGGCCGTCGCGCGATCCATGTGCGAGGCTCCGGGTGCCAGGCCGCGGAAGATGTTGCCGCCGCCGATGACGACGGCGATCTCCACGCCCAGCTTCGCCACTTCGGCGATCTCGCCGACGATCCGCTCGATCGTCGGACGGTTGATGCCGTAATTGTCCTCCCCCATCAGTGCTTCGCCGCTCAACTTCAGAAGGATGCGCTTGTAAGCCGATGATTCGGGCATGTTCTGGTCTGGCCTTGCCTTTTGGGGTTGAGCGTCGAGGTCCTGGAGGTCGGTCGCTACGCCTTCGAAGCCTGGACCTGCGCCGCGACCTCTGCGGCGAAATCGTCCTTCTTCTTCTCGATCCCTTCACCGACGACGTACAGCGCGAAAGCCGCGACGCTCGCGTTCTTCGACTTGAGCAGCTGATCGATCGTCTGCTTGTCGTTCTTCACGAACGGCTGGCCGAGCAGCGTCACTTCCTTCAGGAACTTGGCGACCGAGCCTTCCACCATCTTCTCGACGATGTTCGCCGGCTTGCCCGACTCCGCGGCTTTCGCCGCGGCGATGTTGCGCTCCTTCTGGATCTCTTCGGCCGACACGTCCTTGTCCGAGAGACCTTTCGGCTTGGTCGCCGCGATGTGCATCGCGATGTCCTTGGCGAGCGTCTCGTCGCCGCCGACCACGTCGACCAGCACGCCGATCTTCGCGCCGCCGTGGATGTAGCTCACGAGCTTGCCTTGCGCGTCGAAGCGGCGGAAGCGGCGCACCGACATGTTCTCGCCGATCTTGCCCACGAGGTGCTTGCGGCGCTCTTCCACGCTGCCGCCGTCGAGCGACTGGGACGACAGCGCTTCGACGTCCGCCGGATTCTTGTCCGCGACGAGCCTGGCGAGCGCATCCGCGAACGCGCGGAACTCCTCGTTCTTGGCGACGAAGTCGGTCTCCGAGTTCACTTCGACGATCGCGCCGCTCTTGCCGTCCGACGCGACGTAGATCGCGACCACGCCTTCGGCCGCGACGCGGCCGGCCGCCTTGCTCGCCTTGTTGCCGAGCTTGATCCGCAGGATCTCTTCGGCCTTGCCGAGGTCGCCGCCCGCTTCGGTCAGCGCCTTCTTGCACTCCATCATGGGGGCATCGGTCTTTTCGCGCAGCTCGCGCACCATGCCTGCGGTGATTTCCGCCATTTCGGTACTCTCCATCTTAAAAAAAAGGGGCTCGCGCCCCTTTAGCGCACCGCCCGTCCCCGCGCTCTTTTGCGGGATCGGCCGGTCGCCCGGCGTTCAGCCGGTCCTTGTTTCTCAGCCTGAGCGAGCTTCCGCCTCTTGCCGAAGCCTCTAACGCCCTTCGTTCGCCCTTAGGCGCAGCTTCCAGCGGCCCTCGTTCGCCCTTAGCCGCAGCCTCTAGCGGCCCTCGTTTTCTTCGCTCTCCTCGAGCTCGACGAACTCGTCGCCGCCGCCCTGGGTGATCTCCTTCAGGCTGTCGTTACGCCCTTCGAGGTATGCATCCGCAATGCCGCGTGCGTACAGCCGGATAGCACGGCTCGAATCGTCGTTGCCGGGAATCACGTAGTCGACGCCGTCCGGGGTGTGGTTGGTGTCGACCACGCCGATCACCGGGATGCCGAGCTTGTTCGCTTCGGCGATCGCGTTCTTCTGGTAGCCCACGTCGATGACGAACATCGCGTCGGGCAGGCCGTTCATGTCCTTGATGCCGCCGAGGCTGCGCTCGAGCTTTTCCATCTCGCGCGTGTAGAGCAGGCCTTCCTTCTTCGAGATGCGCTCGAACGTGCCGTCCTGCTTCATCTGCTCCATGTCCTTCAGGCGCTTGATGGAGCCTTTCACCGTCTTGTAGTTGGTGAGCATGCCGCCCAGCCAGCGATAATCGACGTACGGCGCGCCGCTGCGCTGCGCTTCCTCGCGAATGATCTCGCGCGCCTGGCGCTTGGTGCCTACGAACAGGACCGTGCCCTTGTTCGATGAGAGCTGGCGCACGAACTTGAGCGCGTCCTGGTACATGGCCAGGGTCTTCTCGAGGTTGACGATGTGGATCTTGTTGCGATGGCCGAAGATGTACGGGGCCATCTTGGGATTCCAGAAGCGGGTCTGGTGACCGAAATGGACACCTGCTTCCAGCATTTCACGCATGGTGACTGACAATGTAAGACTCCTTACGAGGGTTAGGCCTCCATCCGCCCTCAACACCTTTTTCCCCGGCCGCGGCCGAGCTCGAAAGGCACCCTTGAATTACGGCGGATGTGCGTAGTGTGGTTACGATCGGGGCTCGCCCCGGCCGTAACCGGACTGCTCAATTGAAGTTACTGAGCTAACCGCCTATTTTAGCACTGGATTCGGACCTGCCTCAACCGCAGGTTAACCCGCGGTGGCGCCGGGCGCGGGCCCGAGTTCTGCAATACAATTCCGGCTTTCCTGAAAAACCAAGCACTTGGAATCCAGTATCCCGGACCCATGTCCGGGTCAGCCATGTCCGTAACGCTCAAAACCCCTGAAGAAGTCGAAAAGATGCGCGTCGCCGGCCGCCTCGCGGCCGAAGTGCTCGATTACATCGGCCCGCTGATCAAGCCGGGCATGACCACGGCGGAAGTCGACCGCCTGTGTCACGAATACATGGTCGAGCAACAGGGCGCCACCCCCGCCCCGCTCAACTACGCCCCGCCCGGCTATCAGCCGTTCCCGAAATCGGTCTGCACCTCGGTCAACCACGTGGTGTGCCACGGCATTCCGGGCGAGAAGAAGCTCAGGCCCGGCGACATCGTCAACGTCGACGTCACCGTCATCAAGGACGGCTTCCATGGCGACACGAGCCGCATGTTCTACGTCGGCCAGCCGTCGATCCAGGCCCGGCGGCTGTGCGAGGTCACCTACGAATGCATGTGGCGCGGCATCGAGGCGGTGAAGCCCGGCTCCACGCTCGGCGACATCGGCCACGCGGTGCAGACCCACGCCCTCGGCAACGGCTTCTCGGTCGTGCGCGAGTTCTGCGGCCACGGCATCGGGCGCAAATTCCACGAGGAGCCCCAGGTGCTGCACTACGGCCGGCCGGGCGCCGGCATGAAGCTGGTGCCGGGCATGATCTTCACCGTCGAGCCGATGATCAACGCCGGCAAGGCCGATATCCGGCAGCTCGCGGACGGCTGGACCGTCGTCACCAAGGACCACAGCCTGTCGGCGCAGTGGGAGCACACCGTCCTCGTGACCGATTCGGGGTTCGAGGTCCTCACCGTATCGGCCGGGACCCCGCCCCGGCCCCAGCTCGTCGGCTGACCCCCATGAACGCTCCCGCGTCGGCCGCAGCGGGCGCGTCGTCGACGCCGGCGGCGCAGTGGAAGCACGCGCTCGCGCAGGCGCGCGGGCAGCTCAAGGCCGATTTTCTCGAGCAGCCTTCGCCGGGCGACATGCTGCGGCGGCTGCGCAGCATCATCGACCGCCAGCTTCGGACGATCTGGGCGAGCCTGCGCTTGCCGCCGGACGTGGCCTTGCTGGCGGTGGGCGGATACGGCCGCGGCGAGCTCTTCCCGCATTCCGACGTCGACATCCTCATCCTGCTCCCGCGGCCCGCCGACGGCGCGCTGGAGCGCCGGCTCGAGCAGCTGATCGGCGCGCTGTGGGACATCGGCGTCGAAGTCGGCCACAGCGTGCGCACCGTCGAAGAGTGCCTGCACATGGCGGCGCAGGACGTGACGGTGCAGACGACCTTCCTCGAATCGCGCCTGCTCGCGGGCAACCGCGAGCTCTTCAAGCGCTTCGTCGACGAGACCGCGCAGGCGCTCGATCCGCGCGCCTTCCTCGAAGCGAAACAGCTCGAGCAGCGGCAGCGCCACGCGCGCTCGCAGGAAAGCAACCTCGAGCCCAATATCAAGGAAAGCCCCGGCGGCCTGCGGGACCTGCAGACGATCCTGTGGATCGCGCGCGCGGCAGGCATCGGCAAGACTTTTCGCGAGCTCGCGCAGCGCGGCCTCATCACCGCGGCCGAAGCGCGCGAGATCGACCGTCACGAGCGTTTCCTGAAGGCGCTGCGCATACGGCTGCATTACATGGCGGGCCGCCGTGAAGATCGCCTGCTCTTCGATCACCAGTCGGCGCTCGCGCGGCAGTTCGGGATCGCCGACGCGCCTCACCGCCTCGCGAGCGAGCAGCTCATGCAGCGCTACTACCGCGCCGCCAAAGCGGTGCAGCAGCTCAACACGATCGTGCTGCAGAACCTGACGACGCTGATCGCGCCGCAGGCGGACCGCGAATACCACCCGATCAACGAGCGCTTCGGCGTGCGGGGCGAGCTGCTGGAGACGCGCACCGAGGATCTCTACGAGCGCGAGCCGTCCGCGCTGCTCGAGACCTTCGTGCTCATGCAGCAGCACCCCGAGATCAAGGGCATCAGCGCCTCGACCCTGCGTGCGCTGTGGCGCGGGCGCAGCCTGATCGACGAGGCGTACCGCAAGAACTACCGCAACCGCGAGATGTTCATGCGCATCCTGTCGAGCCCGTCGCGCGTGACGCGCGAGCTGCGGCGCATGAACCAGTACGGCGTGCTCGGCCGCTATGTCCGCGCGTTCGGCCGCGTCGTCGGCCAGATGCAGCACGACCTCTACCACGTCTATACGGTCGACGAGCACATCCTCAAGGTCGTGCGCAACCTGCGGCGCTTCGCGGTGCCCGAGCTCGCGCACGAGTTTCCGCTGTGCTCGCGGCTCATGAGCGATTTCGCGCGGCCCGAGATCCTGTACGTCGCCGGGCTCTTCCACGACATCGCGAAAGGCCGCGGCGGCGATCACTCCACGCTCGGCGCGGTCGACGCGGCGCGCTTCGCGAAAGCACACCGCCTGGGCAGCGAAGACGCCGAGCTCGTGTCGTGGCTCGTCGCCAATCACCTGGTCATGTCGGCGACCGCGCAGAAGCAGGACATCAGCGATCCCGACGTGGTGAAGGCGTTCGCCGAGCGCGTAGGTGACGAGCGCCACCTGATCGCGCTGTATTTGCTCACGGTCGCCGACATCCGCGGCACCAGCCCTAAAGTCTGGAACGCGTGGAAAGCGAAGCTCCTCGAAGATCTCTTCCACCTGACGCGGCGGCTGCTCACCGGCCACAGCGTAAGCCTCGAGACCAGCGTGCAGGCACGACAGGAAGAAGCGCTGGCGAAGCTGCGGCTCTATGCGGTGCCCGACACCGCGCACCAGAAGCTGTGGGCGCAGCTCGACACCGCGTACTTCCTGCGGCACGACCCGCAGGAGATCGCGTGGCACGCGCGCACGCTGTATTACCGCGTCGATACGCCGAAGCCGGTGGTGAAAGCGCGCATCTCGCCGGCGGGCGAAGGCCTGCAGGTGTTGATCTACATCCCGGACCAGAAAGAGCTCTTCGCGCGCATCTGCAGCTTCTTCGAGAGCATCAGCTACGACATCCACGAAGCGAAGATCTACACCACGCGCCACGGCTACGCGCTCGACACGTTCCAGATCCAGGACCCGACCAACACGCGCCCGCGCTACCGTGACATCATGAGCTACATCGAATACGAGCTCGGCGAGCGCCTGGCGCATCGCACGCCGCTCCCGACGCTGCCCCACCCGCGCCTGTCGCGGCAGCTCCGTCACTTCCCGATCTCGCCCGAAGTGAACATCCAGCCCGACGATCGCGGCACTTACCAGGTGCTCTCGGTGATCGCGGGAGACCGCCCGGGGTTGCTGTCACGCATCGCGCGGGTGTTGACGAACCACGACGTGAATCTGCACACCGCGAAGATCAACACGCTCGGGGCGCGCGCCGAAGACGTCTTCCTCATCACCGGCACCGCCCTCCACGACGCGAAGAAAGTCGTTCGCCTCGAATCCGAGCTCGTCGAGCAGCTCCGCACATGACGCAACGCCCCCTCTACCATGAGCTCTCCGACCGGGCTCTGATCTCGTTCGCCGGCGACGACGCGGTCGCCTTCCTGCACGCCCAGCTCACGAGCGACCTCGCCGCGCTGAAGCCCGGCGAGACGCAATACTCCGGATACTGCTCGCCCAAGGGCCGGCTGCTCGCGACGTTCCTGGTGTGGCGGCTCGAGGACGAGGTGCTGCTCGAGCTTCCGGCCGCCTTGCGCGAGCCGATACAGACGCGGCTCGCGCGCTACGTGCTTCGCGCCAAGGTCAAAGTGACCGACGCGGGCGAGCGCTATCGCCTTTTCGGAGTCTCCGGACCGAACGCCAATGCTGCGCTCATCGCGGCGTTCGGCGCCGCGCCGGGCATCGCGCACCGGTCGATCGAGACCGGCGGCGTGCGCATCGCGGCGCTGCCGATCGAGCGCTACGTCCTCCTCGTGTCCGAGGACGCCGCCGACGCGGTGCGCGAGCGGCTCGCCTCGGCGTTCCC
This genomic stretch from Burkholderiales bacterium harbors:
- the frr gene encoding ribosome recycling factor, with the translated sequence MIADVKKTAEQKMKKSIEALRNDLAKVRTGRAHTGLLDHVMVDYYGTPTPVPQVGNVTLLDARTIGVNPWDKKMTGAIEKAIRDSDLGLNPAAMGDTIRVPMPALTEERRKDLIKVVHKEAEAAKVAVRNVRRDAIQHLKEALKKKEVAEDEERRAQDDVQKLTDRHIAEIDKLLQAKEADLMAI
- the pyrH gene encoding UMP kinase, with translation MPESSAYKRILLKLSGEALMGEDNYGINRPTIERIVGEIAEVAKLGVEIAVVIGGGNIFRGLAPGASHMDRATADYMGMLATVMNALALQDAMRRVELVSRVQSALNIEQVVEPYIRGKAMRYLEEGKIVIFAAGTGNPFFTTDTAAALRGMEMNVELVLKATKVDGVYTDDPATHPEAMRYKELTFDEAIIKNLKVMDATALTLCRDQKLPINVFSIFKPHALRRVVLGQDEGTMVHV
- the tsf gene encoding translation elongation factor Ts, with translation MAEITAGMVRELREKTDAPMMECKKALTEAGGDLGKAEEILRIKLGNKASKAAGRVAAEGVVAIYVASDGKSGAIVEVNSETDFVAKNEEFRAFADALARLVADKNPADVEALSSQSLDGGSVEERRKHLVGKIGENMSVRRFRRFDAQGKLVSYIHGGAKIGVLVDVVGGDETLAKDIAMHIAATKPKGLSDKDVSAEEIQKERNIAAAKAAESGKPANIVEKMVEGSVAKFLKEVTLLGQPFVKNDKQTIDQLLKSKNASVAAFALYVVGEGIEKKKDDFAAEVAAQVQASKA
- the rpsB gene encoding 30S ribosomal protein S2, whose product is MSVTMREMLEAGVHFGHQTRFWNPKMAPYIFGHRNKIHIVNLEKTLAMYQDALKFVRQLSSNKGTVLFVGTKRQAREIIREEAQRSGAPYVDYRWLGGMLTNYKTVKGSIKRLKDMEQMKQDGTFERISKKEGLLYTREMEKLERSLGGIKDMNGLPDAMFVIDVGYQKNAIAEANKLGIPVIGVVDTNHTPDGVDYVIPGNDDSSRAIRLYARGIADAYLEGRNDSLKEITQGGGDEFVELEESEENEGR
- the map gene encoding type I methionyl aminopeptidase, which translates into the protein MSVTLKTPEEVEKMRVAGRLAAEVLDYIGPLIKPGMTTAEVDRLCHEYMVEQQGATPAPLNYAPPGYQPFPKSVCTSVNHVVCHGIPGEKKLRPGDIVNVDVTVIKDGFHGDTSRMFYVGQPSIQARRLCEVTYECMWRGIEAVKPGSTLGDIGHAVQTHALGNGFSVVREFCGHGIGRKFHEEPQVLHYGRPGAGMKLVPGMIFTVEPMINAGKADIRQLADGWTVVTKDHSLSAQWEHTVLVTDSGFEVLTVSAGTPPRPQLVG
- a CDS encoding [protein-PII] uridylyltransferase; amino-acid sequence: MNAPASAAAGASSTPAAQWKHALAQARGQLKADFLEQPSPGDMLRRLRSIIDRQLRTIWASLRLPPDVALLAVGGYGRGELFPHSDVDILILLPRPADGALERRLEQLIGALWDIGVEVGHSVRTVEECLHMAAQDVTVQTTFLESRLLAGNRELFKRFVDETAQALDPRAFLEAKQLEQRQRHARSQESNLEPNIKESPGGLRDLQTILWIARAAGIGKTFRELAQRGLITAAEAREIDRHERFLKALRIRLHYMAGRREDRLLFDHQSALARQFGIADAPHRLASEQLMQRYYRAAKAVQQLNTIVLQNLTTLIAPQADREYHPINERFGVRGELLETRTEDLYEREPSALLETFVLMQQHPEIKGISASTLRALWRGRSLIDEAYRKNYRNREMFMRILSSPSRVTRELRRMNQYGVLGRYVRAFGRVVGQMQHDLYHVYTVDEHILKVVRNLRRFAVPELAHEFPLCSRLMSDFARPEILYVAGLFHDIAKGRGGDHSTLGAVDAARFAKAHRLGSEDAELVSWLVANHLVMSATAQKQDISDPDVVKAFAERVGDERHLIALYLLTVADIRGTSPKVWNAWKAKLLEDLFHLTRRLLTGHSVSLETSVQARQEEALAKLRLYAVPDTAHQKLWAQLDTAYFLRHDPQEIAWHARTLYYRVDTPKPVVKARISPAGEGLQVLIYIPDQKELFARICSFFESISYDIHEAKIYTTRHGYALDTFQIQDPTNTRPRYRDIMSYIEYELGERLAHRTPLPTLPHPRLSRQLRHFPISPEVNIQPDDRGTYQVLSVIAGDRPGLLSRIARVLTNHDVNLHTAKINTLGARAEDVFLITGTALHDAKKVVRLESELVEQLRT
- a CDS encoding folate-binding protein gives rise to the protein MTQRPLYHELSDRALISFAGDDAVAFLHAQLTSDLAALKPGETQYSGYCSPKGRLLATFLVWRLEDEVLLELPAALREPIQTRLARYVLRAKVKVTDAGERYRLFGVSGPNANAALIAAFGAAPGIAHRSIETGGVRIAALPIERYVLLVSEDAADAVRERLASAFPQAGAAWPALDVEAGVPVVTAPAQEEYVPQMVNLDLVGGVSFNKGCYPGQEIVARMHYLGRLKQRMYRVRVPGLTRVAPGQTLFSAEFGAEQSCGAILYAGACGDGGCEALAVIQKASAEAGDVRFGALAGPRVEILPLPYTLPE